A stretch of Argiope bruennichi chromosome 10, qqArgBrue1.1, whole genome shotgun sequence DNA encodes these proteins:
- the LOC129989501 gene encoding exocyst complex component 6B-like isoform X4, with product MSLNDRKDILLTPMIFHDDLGTFSPREILAIYEGDEYEKFMERLDARIKNHDRDIERMCNFHYQGFIDSIRELLQVRTKAQKLKNEVELTNEDLQQSAKKVIQKAEELVKHRRIQYNISCAINNLNLCQPVLEMYFKLLRQMKEKKYYPALKSLEQLEHTYLPRISRYRFAQTMKSTIPVHREKIKEASKSDLNDFLENVRRISPMIGEKAMKHQSEQSTVDVDFKWKNKKRKAPPPPNPFTGEIEQFPDESSLDDGDDLSAQDMIDFSPVYRCLHIHTVLGEREAFEQYYRNQRKQQAKLALQPSTNMSETIDGYRTYFFGIVGFFVVEDHVLNTGNGLVNRAYLDEVWSNALSKIVASLRTPSDCSTDTSLMLQLKYLIMLFSYTLRSYGYPVNQLFDLLLEIRDQYNEILMRKWNKIFRKIFDSDNYHPIEVENQNEYDAVISRFPYHDEELMLAAFPKKFPFSQFVPEVYDQVKEFITACLKFSQDLNLSITEVQDSVRKSTNLLLTTTLSGCLSNLIKNSNLGLLQLIQITINTNHLEKASAYLEDYISNVTGSVTNSFHVAKLQSCSMFKDARADAESQIYERLNEKIDEFLELANYDWLLSEPEGQASSYLSDLIAFLKSTFEAFTNLPAKVAQTACMSSCKHIANALMGFLLDKEVKHISIGALQQFNLDVMQCELFANCVPVQDFEEGILLMCFSELRQLLDLFTDWDWSNYFREYGQENSKYLRVNPQTAIIILEKIREADKKKNIFSALKKNERDKKKLLETVLKQLRQLTTNGVS from the exons ATGTCTTTGAACGATagaaaagatattcttttgaCTCCTATGATATTTCATGATGATTTGGGAACATTCTCACCTCGTGAAATTCT AGCAATATATGAAGGCGATGAATATGAAAAGTTTATGGAAAGGTTGGATGCTAGGATCAAGAATCATGACAGGGATATTGAGCGAATGTGTAATTTTCACTATCAAGGTTTCATTGACTCCATTCGAGAATTACTTCAAGTGAGAACTAAAGCCCAAAAATTAAAG aATGAAGTTGAGCTGACAAATGAAGATTTACAGCAAAGTgctaaaaaagtaattcaaaaagcTGAGGAACTGGTTAAACATAGGAGGattcaatataatatatcatgtgctataaataatttgaatttatgtcAACCTGTATTGGAAATGTATTTCAAGTTATTGCgtcaaatgaaagaaaagaa gtATTATCCAGCTTTAAAAAGTTTAGAACAGTTAGAACATACTTATTTGCCTCGAATTAGTCGTTACAGATTTGCCCAAACAATGAAATCTACTATTCCTGTACATAGAGAAAAAATCAAAGAAGCTTCTAAATCTGATTTGAATgactttttggaaaatgttagAAGAATTTCACCAATGATTGGTGAAAAGGCTATGAAACAC caatCGGAACAAAGTACAGTTGATGTTGACTTTAAATGGAAGAATAAGAAGAGAAAAGCTCCACCGCCACCTAATCCTTTCACTGGTGAAATTGAGCAGTTTCCTGATGAATCTTCATTAGATGATGGAGACGATTTGAGTGCTCAAGATATGATAGATTTTTCTCCTGTATATCGATGCCTACATATTCATACTGTTTTg ggTGAAAGGGAAGCATTTGAACAATATtatagaaatcaaagaaaacaacaAGCAAAATTAGCATTGCAGCCATCAACaaatatg agtgAGACTATTGATGGTTATAGAACTTACTTTTTTGGTATTGTTGG attttttgttgttgaagacCATGTATTGAATACAGGGAATGGCCTTGTAAATAGAGCATATTTAGATGAAGTGTGGTCCAATGCACTTTCTAAAATAGTTGCATCTTTGCGGACACCTTCT GATTGCTCAACCGACACATCTTTGATGCTGCAGTTAAAGTATTTGATAATGCTATTTAGTTATACACTTAGA agcTACGGTTATCCTGTAAATCAGTTGTTTGATTTGCTATTGGAAATAAGGGATCAGTACAATGAAATACTCATGAGAAAATGGAacaagatatttagaaaaatatttgattctgatAATTATCATCCAATTGAAGTAGAAAATCAAAATGAGTATGATGCTGTCATCAGTAGGTTTCCATATCATGATGAAGAATTGATGctt GCTGCTTTTCCTAAAAAATTCCCATTCTCACAGTTTGTTCCTGAAGTTTATGATCaagttaaagaatttattactgcttgtttgaaattttcacaaGACTTGAATCTCAG cATTACAGAAGTTCAAGATAGTGTTCGCAAATCTACTAATCTCTTACTGACAACCACTCTTAGTGGCTGTTTGtccaatttaataaagaattcaaatctAGGACTTCTGCAG CTGATACAAATCACTATCAATACCAATCACCTTGAGAAAGCTAGTGCATATCTTGAGGACTACATTTCTAATGTTACTGg GTCAGTTACTAATTCTTTCCATGTGGCAAAACTTCAAAGTTGTTCTATGTTTAAG gaTGCTCGTGCTGATGCTGAATCTCAAATCTATGAAAggttgaatgaaaaaatagatgAATTCTTAGAATTAG ctaATTATGATTGGTTATTGAGTGAACCAGAGGGTCAAGCAAGCAGTTATTTGTCTGATTTGATAGCATTTTTGAAAAGCACATTTGAGGCTTTTACAAATCTTCCT gcTAAAGTTGCTCAGACTGCTTGCATGTCATCTTGTAAACATATAGCAAATGCTCTCATGGGTTTTCTGCTAGACAAAGAAGTAAAACATATATCCATAGGAGCTTTGCAACAATTCAATTTAGATGTAATGCAATGTGAAt TGTTTGCCAATTGTGTCCCAGTTCAAGACTTTGAAGAAGGAATCTTACTTATGTGTTTTTCTGAGCTAAGACAG TTACTAGATCTCTTTACTGATTGGGATTGGTCTAATTATTTCCGTGAATATGGACAAGAAAACAGCAAATATTTAAGGGTCAATCCACAAAcagcaataataattttagaaaa aatccgGGAAGCagataaaaagaagaatatattttcagctttaaagaaaaatgaaagagatAAAAAGAAGCTTTTAGAAACTGTACTAAAACAGCTGCGGCAATTGACAACAAATGGTGTATCatag
- the LOC129989501 gene encoding exocyst complex component 6B-like isoform X2, whose protein sequence is MADDVSNDSSFNAASRNPHSEHELLLYELETSDTSSVGLVVRAIYEGDEYEKFMERLDARIKNHDRDIERMCNFHYQGFIDSIRELLQVRTKAQKLKNEVELTNEDLQQSAKKVIQKAEELVKHRRIQYNISCAINNLNLCQPVLEMYFKLLRQMKEKKYYPALKSLEQLEHTYLPRISRYRFAQTMKSTIPVHREKIKEASKSDLNDFLENVRRISPMIGEKAMKHQSEQSTVDVDFKWKNKKRKAPPPPNPFTGEIEQFPDESSLDDGDDLSAQDMIDFSPVYRCLHIHTVLGEREAFEQYYRNQRKQQAKLALQPSTNMSETIDGYRTYFFGIVGFFVVEDHVLNTGNGLVNRAYLDEVWSNALSKIVASLRTPSDCSTDTSLMLQLKYLIMLFSYTLRSYGYPVNQLFDLLLEIRDQYNEILMRKWNKIFRKIFDSDNYHPIEVENQNEYDAVISRFPYHDEELMLAAFPKKFPFSQFVPEVYDQVKEFITACLKFSQDLNLSITEVQDSVRKSTNLLLTTTLSGCLSNLIKNSNLGLLQLIQITINTNHLEKASAYLEDYISNVTGSVTNSFHVAKLQSCSMFKDARADAESQIYERLNEKIDEFLELANYDWLLSEPEGQASSYLSDLIAFLKSTFEAFTNLPAKVAQTACMSSCKHIANALMGFLLDKEVKHISIGALQQFNLDVMQCELFANCVPVQDFEEGILLMCFSELRQLLDLFTDWDWSNYFREYGQENSKYLRVNPQTAIIILEKIREADKKKNIFSALKKNERDKKKLLETVLKQLRQLTTNGVS, encoded by the exons atGGCGGATGATGTATCAAATGACAGTTCATTCAATGCTGCTAGTCGAAATCCTCATTCAGAACACGAGCTTTTGCTGTATGAGTTAGAAACTTCTGACACAAGTAGCGTAGGATTGGTTGTAAg AGCAATATATGAAGGCGATGAATATGAAAAGTTTATGGAAAGGTTGGATGCTAGGATCAAGAATCATGACAGGGATATTGAGCGAATGTGTAATTTTCACTATCAAGGTTTCATTGACTCCATTCGAGAATTACTTCAAGTGAGAACTAAAGCCCAAAAATTAAAG aATGAAGTTGAGCTGACAAATGAAGATTTACAGCAAAGTgctaaaaaagtaattcaaaaagcTGAGGAACTGGTTAAACATAGGAGGattcaatataatatatcatgtgctataaataatttgaatttatgtcAACCTGTATTGGAAATGTATTTCAAGTTATTGCgtcaaatgaaagaaaagaa gtATTATCCAGCTTTAAAAAGTTTAGAACAGTTAGAACATACTTATTTGCCTCGAATTAGTCGTTACAGATTTGCCCAAACAATGAAATCTACTATTCCTGTACATAGAGAAAAAATCAAAGAAGCTTCTAAATCTGATTTGAATgactttttggaaaatgttagAAGAATTTCACCAATGATTGGTGAAAAGGCTATGAAACAC caatCGGAACAAAGTACAGTTGATGTTGACTTTAAATGGAAGAATAAGAAGAGAAAAGCTCCACCGCCACCTAATCCTTTCACTGGTGAAATTGAGCAGTTTCCTGATGAATCTTCATTAGATGATGGAGACGATTTGAGTGCTCAAGATATGATAGATTTTTCTCCTGTATATCGATGCCTACATATTCATACTGTTTTg ggTGAAAGGGAAGCATTTGAACAATATtatagaaatcaaagaaaacaacaAGCAAAATTAGCATTGCAGCCATCAACaaatatg agtgAGACTATTGATGGTTATAGAACTTACTTTTTTGGTATTGTTGG attttttgttgttgaagacCATGTATTGAATACAGGGAATGGCCTTGTAAATAGAGCATATTTAGATGAAGTGTGGTCCAATGCACTTTCTAAAATAGTTGCATCTTTGCGGACACCTTCT GATTGCTCAACCGACACATCTTTGATGCTGCAGTTAAAGTATTTGATAATGCTATTTAGTTATACACTTAGA agcTACGGTTATCCTGTAAATCAGTTGTTTGATTTGCTATTGGAAATAAGGGATCAGTACAATGAAATACTCATGAGAAAATGGAacaagatatttagaaaaatatttgattctgatAATTATCATCCAATTGAAGTAGAAAATCAAAATGAGTATGATGCTGTCATCAGTAGGTTTCCATATCATGATGAAGAATTGATGctt GCTGCTTTTCCTAAAAAATTCCCATTCTCACAGTTTGTTCCTGAAGTTTATGATCaagttaaagaatttattactgcttgtttgaaattttcacaaGACTTGAATCTCAG cATTACAGAAGTTCAAGATAGTGTTCGCAAATCTACTAATCTCTTACTGACAACCACTCTTAGTGGCTGTTTGtccaatttaataaagaattcaaatctAGGACTTCTGCAG CTGATACAAATCACTATCAATACCAATCACCTTGAGAAAGCTAGTGCATATCTTGAGGACTACATTTCTAATGTTACTGg GTCAGTTACTAATTCTTTCCATGTGGCAAAACTTCAAAGTTGTTCTATGTTTAAG gaTGCTCGTGCTGATGCTGAATCTCAAATCTATGAAAggttgaatgaaaaaatagatgAATTCTTAGAATTAG ctaATTATGATTGGTTATTGAGTGAACCAGAGGGTCAAGCAAGCAGTTATTTGTCTGATTTGATAGCATTTTTGAAAAGCACATTTGAGGCTTTTACAAATCTTCCT gcTAAAGTTGCTCAGACTGCTTGCATGTCATCTTGTAAACATATAGCAAATGCTCTCATGGGTTTTCTGCTAGACAAAGAAGTAAAACATATATCCATAGGAGCTTTGCAACAATTCAATTTAGATGTAATGCAATGTGAAt TGTTTGCCAATTGTGTCCCAGTTCAAGACTTTGAAGAAGGAATCTTACTTATGTGTTTTTCTGAGCTAAGACAG TTACTAGATCTCTTTACTGATTGGGATTGGTCTAATTATTTCCGTGAATATGGACAAGAAAACAGCAAATATTTAAGGGTCAATCCACAAAcagcaataataattttagaaaa aatccgGGAAGCagataaaaagaagaatatattttcagctttaaagaaaaatgaaagagatAAAAAGAAGCTTTTAGAAACTGTACTAAAACAGCTGCGGCAATTGACAACAAATGGTGTATCatag
- the LOC129989501 gene encoding exocyst complex component 6B-like isoform X3 produces the protein MARQIGLEDSSESNAILLKYISVMTAERKLSVFDIIPYTTAIYEGDEYEKFMERLDARIKNHDRDIERMCNFHYQGFIDSIRELLQVRTKAQKLKNEVELTNEDLQQSAKKVIQKAEELVKHRRIQYNISCAINNLNLCQPVLEMYFKLLRQMKEKKYYPALKSLEQLEHTYLPRISRYRFAQTMKSTIPVHREKIKEASKSDLNDFLENVRRISPMIGEKAMKHQSEQSTVDVDFKWKNKKRKAPPPPNPFTGEIEQFPDESSLDDGDDLSAQDMIDFSPVYRCLHIHTVLGEREAFEQYYRNQRKQQAKLALQPSTNMSETIDGYRTYFFGIVGFFVVEDHVLNTGNGLVNRAYLDEVWSNALSKIVASLRTPSDCSTDTSLMLQLKYLIMLFSYTLRSYGYPVNQLFDLLLEIRDQYNEILMRKWNKIFRKIFDSDNYHPIEVENQNEYDAVISRFPYHDEELMLAAFPKKFPFSQFVPEVYDQVKEFITACLKFSQDLNLSITEVQDSVRKSTNLLLTTTLSGCLSNLIKNSNLGLLQLIQITINTNHLEKASAYLEDYISNVTGSVTNSFHVAKLQSCSMFKDARADAESQIYERLNEKIDEFLELANYDWLLSEPEGQASSYLSDLIAFLKSTFEAFTNLPAKVAQTACMSSCKHIANALMGFLLDKEVKHISIGALQQFNLDVMQCELFANCVPVQDFEEGILLMCFSELRQLLDLFTDWDWSNYFREYGQENSKYLRVNPQTAIIILEKIREADKKKNIFSALKKNERDKKKLLETVLKQLRQLTTNGVS, from the exons AGCAATATATGAAGGCGATGAATATGAAAAGTTTATGGAAAGGTTGGATGCTAGGATCAAGAATCATGACAGGGATATTGAGCGAATGTGTAATTTTCACTATCAAGGTTTCATTGACTCCATTCGAGAATTACTTCAAGTGAGAACTAAAGCCCAAAAATTAAAG aATGAAGTTGAGCTGACAAATGAAGATTTACAGCAAAGTgctaaaaaagtaattcaaaaagcTGAGGAACTGGTTAAACATAGGAGGattcaatataatatatcatgtgctataaataatttgaatttatgtcAACCTGTATTGGAAATGTATTTCAAGTTATTGCgtcaaatgaaagaaaagaa gtATTATCCAGCTTTAAAAAGTTTAGAACAGTTAGAACATACTTATTTGCCTCGAATTAGTCGTTACAGATTTGCCCAAACAATGAAATCTACTATTCCTGTACATAGAGAAAAAATCAAAGAAGCTTCTAAATCTGATTTGAATgactttttggaaaatgttagAAGAATTTCACCAATGATTGGTGAAAAGGCTATGAAACAC caatCGGAACAAAGTACAGTTGATGTTGACTTTAAATGGAAGAATAAGAAGAGAAAAGCTCCACCGCCACCTAATCCTTTCACTGGTGAAATTGAGCAGTTTCCTGATGAATCTTCATTAGATGATGGAGACGATTTGAGTGCTCAAGATATGATAGATTTTTCTCCTGTATATCGATGCCTACATATTCATACTGTTTTg ggTGAAAGGGAAGCATTTGAACAATATtatagaaatcaaagaaaacaacaAGCAAAATTAGCATTGCAGCCATCAACaaatatg agtgAGACTATTGATGGTTATAGAACTTACTTTTTTGGTATTGTTGG attttttgttgttgaagacCATGTATTGAATACAGGGAATGGCCTTGTAAATAGAGCATATTTAGATGAAGTGTGGTCCAATGCACTTTCTAAAATAGTTGCATCTTTGCGGACACCTTCT GATTGCTCAACCGACACATCTTTGATGCTGCAGTTAAAGTATTTGATAATGCTATTTAGTTATACACTTAGA agcTACGGTTATCCTGTAAATCAGTTGTTTGATTTGCTATTGGAAATAAGGGATCAGTACAATGAAATACTCATGAGAAAATGGAacaagatatttagaaaaatatttgattctgatAATTATCATCCAATTGAAGTAGAAAATCAAAATGAGTATGATGCTGTCATCAGTAGGTTTCCATATCATGATGAAGAATTGATGctt GCTGCTTTTCCTAAAAAATTCCCATTCTCACAGTTTGTTCCTGAAGTTTATGATCaagttaaagaatttattactgcttgtttgaaattttcacaaGACTTGAATCTCAG cATTACAGAAGTTCAAGATAGTGTTCGCAAATCTACTAATCTCTTACTGACAACCACTCTTAGTGGCTGTTTGtccaatttaataaagaattcaaatctAGGACTTCTGCAG CTGATACAAATCACTATCAATACCAATCACCTTGAGAAAGCTAGTGCATATCTTGAGGACTACATTTCTAATGTTACTGg GTCAGTTACTAATTCTTTCCATGTGGCAAAACTTCAAAGTTGTTCTATGTTTAAG gaTGCTCGTGCTGATGCTGAATCTCAAATCTATGAAAggttgaatgaaaaaatagatgAATTCTTAGAATTAG ctaATTATGATTGGTTATTGAGTGAACCAGAGGGTCAAGCAAGCAGTTATTTGTCTGATTTGATAGCATTTTTGAAAAGCACATTTGAGGCTTTTACAAATCTTCCT gcTAAAGTTGCTCAGACTGCTTGCATGTCATCTTGTAAACATATAGCAAATGCTCTCATGGGTTTTCTGCTAGACAAAGAAGTAAAACATATATCCATAGGAGCTTTGCAACAATTCAATTTAGATGTAATGCAATGTGAAt TGTTTGCCAATTGTGTCCCAGTTCAAGACTTTGAAGAAGGAATCTTACTTATGTGTTTTTCTGAGCTAAGACAG TTACTAGATCTCTTTACTGATTGGGATTGGTCTAATTATTTCCGTGAATATGGACAAGAAAACAGCAAATATTTAAGGGTCAATCCACAAAcagcaataataattttagaaaa aatccgGGAAGCagataaaaagaagaatatattttcagctttaaagaaaaatgaaagagatAAAAAGAAGCTTTTAGAAACTGTACTAAAACAGCTGCGGCAATTGACAACAAATGGTGTATCatag